The Siansivirga zeaxanthinifaciens CC-SAMT-1 region GAAACCTAGTAAGCCTAAAATAAAAGGTAACATATAATAAGTGTTTCTAGCCTTATTGTTTTTCACATCGCTTGGTAAGTTATCTTGCGACATCCCTAAAAGCTTTTCGTCTAGAGGTTTAATGCCGGTTATCCAATTGCCGTGGTTATCGTATCTTCCTTGAATATCGTCTTGTCTTCCAGAGAAATTCCACATAAAATAACGCCAATACATATAGCCCAATTGAAATTGGAACATATAAGTTATGTTAGACATTAACGACGGTTTTTCAACATCTATATAGCTTTTATAAGTTTTTAAAAATTTGTCGTAGCCTTCGTAATCTACATTGCCTTTAGCCACTTCATTTTTAAAATTAGAAACTAAAGTACGCAGTTCGTTTTCCATCTGGTATTCTGGTTTCAGTTTAAAATCTAAAAAACCAGAAAACATCATGTAATTTTCGGCGTGTTCGGCACTCCACATACGCGGTAAAATAGAGGCGTGTTTGTGGTTGTAGTTTTGTTTAGCGTTTTTGTAGTCGTTAACAATAACATATTTGCCTTTGGTTTCGTCTTTTTCGTACTTAGGTTTGTCGTCAACGTAAGGGCTGTTTTCATCTAAATACGAATATTGATCTGTAAACAAAGGCCCATAAAACAAATGCGTTTCGGGGTATTGTTCTAAGTTATAATACGCCAATAATTCGCGGGCACTTGAAGGATTGTTTTCATTAATAACCGTATTGGCATTAGCACGAATAGGCAGCATGAGCCAGGTTGAAAATCCAATAATCACAAAAGTTAAACATAAAACACTTGTATTTAAATGTGTGTAACCTTTCTGTTTTGTATATTTTAATGCATAAATAATAATAGCTACCAATGCTAAGCCTGCAATTATAGAACCCGAATTAAAAGGCAGACCAACGGAATTCACAAAAAATATTTCAGACACACTAAATATTTTTAAAATATTCGGAGCCAGTAATTTAAAAACAAATAATAAAACAGCCACCGAAACGACGTTTGCTATTATAAAGTTTTTAATGGTAACTGTTTTGTAGTTTTTAAAGTAATAAATAAGTCCAATTGCTGGAATGGTTAAAAGTCCCATAAAGTGAACTCCAAAAGATAAACCAATAACAAAAGCAATTAAAATTAACCAACGATTACCGCGAGGCTTATCCATGTCTTGTTCCCAGCGTAAGCTCAACCAAAATAAAATAGACATGATTAAAGTAGCCATGGCGTAAACTTCAGTTTCAACCGCATTAAACCAGAAAGAATCGGTAAATGCAAAAGCTAAACTACCAACCAATGCGCTACCCAGAATAGCAAAAGCTTTTTCTTTACTAATGTCTTTTTTAATTCCGACTAACTTTTTTAGAAGCAGCGTAATGGTCCAAAACATAAATAAAATAGTAAAGGCACTAGAAATAGCACTCATCATATTCATCATAAAACCAACTTGCGAAGGCTCTAGAGCAAACATAGAGAAAAATGCGCCCAGCATTTGAAAAAGTGGTGCTCCTGGCGGGTGACCAACTTGCAGTTTAGCCGAGGTTAAAATATATTCTCCAGCATCCCAGAAGCTTACGGTAGGTTCTGCAGTAAGTGTGTATGTTACAAGCGCAATTAAAAAAGAGAACCAACCAAGAATGGTGTTCCATTTTTTAAAGTTAAAATTGGTCATAAATTATTTTTTAAATAGTATGGCGAATTTAGTAATAAATATATTATTTGGTATGTTTTTAAGTAAACGTTAAGCATTGATAATTATTTTTTAAAAAAATGTTTGTAGAAATGAAACTTTGTTTTAAATTTGCATCCTCATTTACACAATGGCTTATGGTGTAACTGGCAACACGTCTGGTTTTGGTCCAGAAGAGTCTAGGTTCGAGCCCTAGTAAGCCAACAAAAAGTCTTTCAGTTTTCTGGAAGACTTTTTTGTTTGAGACTTTTTGATGATTGTATTATGGGTTAAAATAAGCCCCGATAACCATTAAATCGATATCTAATTTTATTAAAAATTGCTTAAAAATCAATAAAATATTATATATTTGCACCGTTGAAAGGCGAATTAAGGAACGAGGGGACGGAAAGTCCCCTCTTTTTATAATAAAAAATGTTTAAAAATACTGTCAAAGATTTACTAGATGCAGCTTTGGTTGAAAGACCAGACTTATTTCTAATTGATTTCACTGTACAAGCAGATAATCATATTAACGTAGTTATAGATGGCGATCAAGGCGTATTAGTTGAAGATTGCATGTTTATTAGCAGAGCCATCGAGCATAATTTAGATAGAGAAGAACAAGATTTCTCACTGGAAGTTATGTCGGCAGGAGCTGCAGCACCTTTAGTAAATAAAAGACAATATTTTAAAAATTTGAATAGAGACCTTAAAGTAAGTACAACCTTAGATAAATTTGAAGGTAAACTTGCCAAAGCAAACGAAACAAATATAACATTAGAATGGAAAGTTAGGGAGCCAAAACCAGTAGGTAAAGGTAAAGTAACTGTCTTAAAACAAGCGGAAATCGCTTACGAAGATATTGTAGAAGCAAAAGTTATGATTAAATTTTAATTCAGTAAGAGTTATGGAGAATATCGCGTTAATTGAATCTTTTTCAGAATTCAAAGACGATAAGCTAATTGACCGTGTAACGTTGATGGCGATTTTAGAAGATGTATTTAGAAGTGCTTTAAAAAAGAAGTATGGCGATGACGATAATTTTGATATTATTGTAAATCCAGACAAAGGCGATTTAGAGATATGGAGAAATCGAGTGGTTGTAGCCGATGGTGAAGTAGAAGAACCAAATCAAGAAATTTCATTATCTGAAGCTCGAAAAATTGAGCCAGATTTTGAGGTAGGTGAAGACGTTTCAGAAGAAGTAAAGCTTATCGATTTAGGAAGACGTGCTATTTTAGCATTACGCCAAAACTTAATTTCTAAAATTCACGAACACGATAACACAATTGTTTTCAAACAATTTAAGGATTTAATAGGCGATATTTACACAGCAGAAGTTCATCACATACGTCACAGAGCTGTTATTTTATTAGACGACGAAGGAAACGAAATCGTTTTGCCAAAAGAAAAACAAATACCTTCAGATTTCTTTAGAAAAGGAGACAATGTAAGAGGTGTTATTGATAGTGTAGAATTAAAGGGTGCCAAGCCTACCATTATCATGTCAAGAAGTTCCCCTGCATTTTTAGAGAAACTTTTTGAGCAAGAAATACCAGAAGTTTTTGACGGACTTATTACAATTAAAAATGTAGTTAGAATTCCAGGCGAAAAAGCAAAAGTTGCCGTAGATTCTTATGATGATAGAATCGATCCTGTTGGCGCTTGTGTTGGTATGAAAGGATCTAGAATACATGGTATTGTAAGAGAGTTAGGTAACGAAAACATCGATGTTATTAATTACACAACCAATTTACAATTATACATCACCAGAGCATTAAGCCCTGCAAGAGTAACTTCAATTAAAATTAACGAAGAAACTAAACGTGCCGAAGTAATTTTAAAACCAGAAGAAGTTAGTAAAGCTATTGGTAGAGGCGGACATAACATTCGTTTGGCTGGGCAGTTAACAGGTTATGAAATAGATGTATTTAGAGAAGGCGCAGAGGAAGATGTTGAATTATCTGAGTTCTCTGATGAAATAGAAGGATGGATTATTGAAGAGTTTAGCAAAGCTGGTCTAGATACTGCAAAAAGTATTTTAGAACAAGATGTAAACGATTTAGTAAAAAGAACAGATTTAGAAGAAGAAACAATTAAAGACGTTATTAGAATTTTAAGAGAAGAATTCGAAGAATAACATATATTTGAGTATTTTAAAGGCGATTTATGGCTGAAACAATTAGATTAAATAAAGTATTACGCGAACTAAATATTTCTTTAGATCGTGCCGTAGAATTTTTAGATTCGAAAGGTGTCGATATAGAGAAACGTCCAACTACAAAAATTTCACAAGAAGTTTACAACATTCTTTCTAGTGAATTTCAAGTTGATGCTAACAAAAAAGTTGCATCTATGGAAGTTGGTGAAGCAAAATTAAAAGAAAAAGAAGTTTTGCGAGAGCAACGTGAGCGTGAACTTGAACAGAAACAAAAAGAACAAGCCAGAAGAGACGAAGTTGTTAAAGCTACCAAAATACTTTCTGGTCCTAAACAAGTTGGCAAAATAGATTTAGATACAAATAAGGAAATAATAGAGCCTAAAGTTGAAAAATCTCCAGAGCCAGTAGTTGAGGCACCAGCTAAAGAATCTGTTGTTAAAACAGAAGAAGTTGCGAAACAACCCGAAGCCGAAAAAGTTGTTGAAACTCCAAAGAATGAAGAAACTCCTGTAAAAGAAACACCTAAAGCAGAAGAAGAGAAAGTTCAAAAACCTAAACCTAAACAGGAAATAGAAGTGGTAAAAACCACCAAAACCAATGAAGAAGGTGAAGTTGTTGAAGAAGAAAGAGTTGAGACTAAATATCAAAAATTAACAGGTCCTAAAATTGCTGGAGATAAAATTGATTTATCTCAGTTTAATAAACCTAAGAAGAAAAAAGAAGATAAAAAACCAGCCGATGCAAAAGCTGGGGATGCAAATTCTTCAAATAAAAGAAAGCGCCGTCGTATAAGTAAAGTAGGTGGTCCTGGCGACAACAAAAACACTAATACTGGAGGTGCACCATCTCAGTCAAGACCAGGAGGAAACGATCGTTTCAAAGGAAAACCAGGTCAGGCTAGACGTCCAATTATTAAAGAAGACCCTAGTGACGAGGATGTTAAAAAACAAGTACGTGAAACTTTAGAAAAACTACAAGGTAAATCATCTAAAGGTAAAGGTGCTAAATATAGAAGAGATAAAAGAGATCAACACAGAGATCAAACCGAAAGAGATCTTCAACAAGAAGCAGCAGAAAGTAAAATCTTAAAAGTAACAGAGTTCGTAACAGCGAATGAAGTTGCAACAATGATGGATGTGCCCGTAACGCAAATTATCTCGGCCTGTATGTCTTTAGGTATGATGGTAACCATGAATCAGCGTCTAGATGCTGAAACCTTATCTATCGTAGCCGAAGAATTTGGATACCAGGTTGAATTTGTAACTGCAGGAATCGAAGAATCTATAGAAGTTGTTGAAGATAGAGAAGAAGATTTACTAGAAAGAGCGCCTATTGTTACGGTAATGGGTCACGTAGATCACGGTAAAACATCCCTTCTGGATTACATTCGTAAAGAAAACGTAATTGCAGGAGAATCGGGTGGAATTACACAACATATTGGAGCATACGGCGTAAAATTAGAAAACGGACAAAAAATTGCGTTCTTAGATACACCAGGTCACGAAGCGTTTACAGCGATGCGTGCTCGTGGTGCTCAAGTTACAGATATTGCTATTATTGTGGCTGCTGCCGATGATGATATTATGCCACAAACAAAAGAGGCTATATCGCATGCACAAGCTGCAGGGGTGCCTATTGTTTTTGCAATTAATAAAATAGATAAACCAGACGCAAATCCAGATAAAATTAAAGAAGGATTAGCACAAATGAATTTGTTAGTAGAAGATTGGGGTGGTAAAATACAATCGCATGATATCTCGGCAAAAATGGGTACTGGTGTTAAAGAATTATTAGAAAAAGTATTACTTGAAGCCGAATTACTAGAGCTAAGAGCAAATCCAAACAAACCAGCTGTTGGTACGGTTGTAGAAGCCTTCCTTGATAAAGGTCGTGGTTATGTAGCCACTATTTTAGTTCAGGCTGGAACTTTACGTGTTGGAGATTATGTATTAGCAGGTAAACACAGTGGTAAAGTAAAAGCGATGCACGACGAGCGTGGTAATGATGTTGCCGAAGCAGGTCCATCGACACCTGTATCGATATTAGGTTTAGATGGTGCACCACAAGCGGGTGATAAATTTAACGTGTTTGAAGATGAGCGAGAAGCAAAACAAATTGCTGCAAAACGTTCTCAGCTACAACGTGAGCAATCGGTTCGTACACAACGTCATATTACATTAGATGAAATTGGTCGTCGTATTGCATTAGGAGATTTCCAAGAATTAAACATTATCCTTAAAGGTGACGTGGATGGTTCGGTTGAAGCTTTAACAGATTCATTCCAGAAATTATCTACCGAAGAAATTCAAGTGAATATTTTACATAAAGGTGTAGGAGCCATTACTGAAAGTGATGTATTATTAGCTTCAGCATCTGATGCGATTATTATTGGATTTAATGTGCGTCCTGTAGGTAATGCTCGAATGATTGCCGATAAAGAAGAAATAGATATCCGTACATACTCTATTATTTACGATGCCATTAACGATCTTAAAGATGCTATGGAAGGTATGTTATCTCCAGAGTTTAAAGAAGAGATTACAGGTACTGCCGAAATTAGAGAAATATTTAAGGTTACTAAAATTGGAAGCATTGCTGGTTGTATGGTAACAAATGGTAAAATATTTAGAAACTCTGGTATTCGTTTAATTAGAGACGGTGTTGTAGTATTTACAGGTGAGTTAGCATCATTAAAACGATTTAAAGATGATGTTAAAGAAGTTGCTAAAGGTTACGATTGTGGTATGCAAATTAAAAACTACAACGACATTAAAGAGGGCGATATTATAGAAGCCTTCCATGAAGTTGAAGTTAAAAAGAAACTAAAATAAAGTTTAAAAGTTTACATAAAAAAAGCGATCCGAGGATCGCTTTTTTATTTATAAGTCTTTTTAAAATCATGCACAGGTATACAAATTTATTTTTTCGTATAAAGTTGCCTTATTAATTGGTTTGTTTATGTAATCGTTCATACCAATTTCTAAAACATATTCTCTTGTTTTTTGCATGGCATCTGCTGTAACGGCAATAATAGGAATACTTTTAATAAGTTCGCCAAGGTCACCGTTTCTTATAATTTTGGTAGCTTCATATCCATCCATAACAGGCATTTGTAAATCCATTAAAATGATATCAAAAGATTCTTTTTTTAAGCATTCTAAACCTTCATTACCATTATTGGCGATTACTAAATTGGTATAATTGAAGCTTTGTAAAATTTTTCGAATAACCATTTGGTTCATTTTATTGTCTTCAACAATAAGAATTTTTAAATCCTTATTATTCGTATTTAAAAGTGTCGCATCGGCGGTTATGTGCTGTTTAATTTGAACGATTTCAAAAGGTAATTTTATATTTACCTGAGTGCCAACGCCTAATTCACTTTTTATATTAATTGTTCCGTTAAATAATTTTACCAAGTGTTTTACAATACTTAAACCAAGACCAATACCACCAAATTGTCTTTTATGATTTAACCGCATCTGACTAAAACTATCATAAATATTGTTAAGTATTTTATTGTCGATACCAATTCCTGTATCAGAAATTACAATATCAAACACACCAGATTCATTTGATTCGATTTTACTCGTAATCTTAAATTGAATACTACCTTCTTTAGTATATTTAAAAGCATTGCTTACTACGTTGTTTATTATTTGTAGAAAACGCTCGGTATCACCAGAAATTAAATAAGGTAATTGGTTATCAATAGTATAATTGTAAATAAGGCCTTTGTTTTCTGCTTCAATTTTCCAATTATTATTTATTTGAGAAAGAACAGTTTCTGGATTAAATGTTTCTTTTTTAAGGATAAGCTCGTTTTTTTCAATAAGTTCAAAATCAAGAATATCGTTCACATTACTAAGCAAGCTTAATGAAGCATTTTTTATAATTTCAAATTGTTTACGCGTCTCTTTATTTTGTTCATCGTTTAACTGCAATTCGGCAATTCCCATAATTGCATTTATTGGTGTTCTTAATTCATGACTTATGTTAGACATGAAGTAGGTTTTTAACTGACTTATTTCTTCAGATTTTATAAGCGCAAATTCTTGAGATTTTTCCTTTTCTAATCGTAATTTCTTAATAAGATTTGTCATAGATAGCGACAAGAAAATAACTTCAAAACCAGCACCAAATTTAGCGCTGTTTACTACATAGAAGTTATTAGGTAGTAAGCTAAGATTGTTCATTACAAATCCCATAAGACCAATAACTAAGAAGAAAATACCTATCGAGAAATACCTGTCTATTTTAACGCCTTTATATTGAATATAAAATAAGCTAACTATAATGAGAATTAAACTTAACAACCCATTAAGATTGCTTAAAGGGTAAGCATGCTCCATGGTTTGTGGGCTAATTAAAACCATAACAAATAAACCTGCAATTATAAAATACAATATTCTAAAACCTTTATAAGCTAAAGGGAATTCTACTTTAATTTTTAGGAAATATTCGCAATATTTTAATAAAAATAAATTTGAAAATAAGGCAGTAATTAAAACGGCTTTAGTATTAAAATAACCGCCATTTGGGAAAATATATTGAAAAATTAAACCATCTAATGCAGCCTGTAAAGAAGCTATTGAAAATACATAGAAACCGTAAAATAGAAATGTTTTTTCTTTTAAACTTTTGTAAAAAAACAAGTAAATTATACCAGCCAAAAGCAAGATGCCATAAAACAAACCGAAGAATAATTGCTGATTGTAATTGTATTTCCAAAATTCATTTTCATTATAAATATTTAAAGGAATATTTATTGTTTCACCATCACTTTTTAAATTAAGATAAAATTGATTTTTACTATTTGGAGGAAGTATTATTTTAAAAATTGTCGATCGATGTTTTACCTGCTTTTCTTCAAATCGAATTTCATCGCCACTTTTAAAAGATTTAATGTTGTTATTGGTAATCTGGTAAAGTGTAGCAAAATCTGTTACGGGTCTTGCTGTATTTAAGTAATATATTTTTGATTCTGCAGAGGTGTTTTCTAGTTTAAAACGAACCCAATAGTAATCTGAAGTAAAGCCTACACTTTCATTATCTGATTTAAGTGGTGTGTAAATTAAATCGTTTGAAATTAATACTTCATTTATATTAAGCGTTTGCTTGCCCACATTTGTATATGAAGCATATTGAAAAAGATCATCTTGGTTAAGTTCTGGGTTGTAATAAGTATCTGTATAATTTATATCATTTGCAAATAGACTTATTAATATGAGTAGTAATTTCATATACAGGTATTTGGCTATTAATTTAGGGCAAAAAACCGAATCTAGTTTTTTCTAAATTCGGTTTAAAATAATTAATTACTTTTCTTAGGCTTGAATATTAAAGCATTTGAAAATTTACTTTTAATTTTTTTTAAGGCTCTATCTGCTTCAATTTTTGTTCTGAAATTACCAACCCAAGTTTTAAAATTAGGTTCTTCATAAACAACGATTGTTTTTATATCTTCAAAGGCATTTTTGAATTCTGTTTCAGCATTATAGGCGCCATTTCTGTTGCCATTATAAATCTGAATTTTATACCTTTCTGTAGTATTTTTATTAATGTCCTTCTTTACATCAAGTAATTTTGTAATCTTTTCATCTTGATTAACTGTTAAAGTTCCTTCTTGTGCAAAAGACAACGATGTGCAAGCCATAAGGGTAATTGCAAGTAAATGAGCAGGTTTAATTTTCAAAGAATTCATTTTCAATATATTTTATACAAATGTATACGTAATTAAATTAATTTCGGTTTTTTTTCTTATTTAGAATCTCTCTAAATTATCAATTAACAGTTCTGTAACATTTCTCAAATCGACTTTAAGTATTACTTTTGCGAGAGATTTTATTAAATCTTTTTTATTTAATTAATGACAAAAGTCATACCGAAGTTTAGAAGTTAATTTAGCCAACAATATGAGAAAGGTGATTCACCGTACATTAAGTAAAGACATTCTTGGTTTAAGCTTAATCATTGTATTAGCATTTACAACAGCTCTTTCAGCTCAAGGAGATCCAGTAAAAGGAAAATCATTGTTTAATGCCAATTGCGCAGCATGTCATCAATTAGATAAGAAAATGACAGGGCCTGCGTTGCGAAATGTACAACAACGTTTAGAGGAAGAAGAAGGTTTAGATAAATCTTGGATTTACAACTGGATTCATAACAGTTCAGGTCTCATTAAGTCTGGTGATGCTTATGCTAACAAAATATACAACGAGTATGGCGGGGCGGCAATGACAGCTTTTCCTCAGTTGTCTGAAGAAGATATTGATAATATTTTAGCCTACACAGCCGAGGTAAAAGAAGAAGCGCCTGCTACAGCTGCAGTTCAAGCAGAAGGTGGTGCAGCTCAAAGTTCTGGCGGAATTTCTAATGAAATTATTTTAGGAGCTTTAGCGATTCTTTTTATGTTGCTTGCTTTAGGGTTGTTTTTAGTAAACAAAACGCTTCGACGTTTTGCTTCTGCTCAAAACATCGAGTTGCCTGAAGCATCAGAAAAAACACCGCTTTGGAAAGCATTTGTGCAAAATCAATTTTTAATGGTTGTTATTGCCATTTTCTTCTTACTTACCAGTGCTTATTTTGTTTATGGTTATTTAATGCAGATAGGTGTAGATCAAGGTTATCAGCCGGTACAGCCAATTCATTTTTCACATAAAATTCACGCAGGAGATAATGGTATAGATTGTAAATACTGTCACTCATCTGCTAGAGTTAGTAAAGCTTCAGGTATTCCGTCTGTTAATATTTGTATGAACTGTCATAAATCTATTTACGAATACAATGGAGAAACCACTCCTGAGTATTCAAAAGAATTTTACGATGGAGAAATTAAAAAGATATACAAAGCTGCAGGATGGGATGATGCCGAGCAAAAATACACAGGAAATACACAACCAATTAAATGGGTTAAAATCCATAATTTACCAGACTTTGTTTACTTCAACCACTCACAACACGTAACTGTTGCCGGTGTAGAATGTCAAACGTGTCATGGTCCTATTGAAGAAATGGAAATTGTTAGTCAATTTGCTCCCTTAACAATGGGATGGTGTATTAACTGTCACAGAAGCACAAACGTAAAAGTAGAAGACAACGCATACTACACTAAAATTCACGAAGAATTATCTAAGAAATATGGTGTAGATAAATTAACTGCAGCTCAAATGGGCGGGTTAGAATGTGGTAAATGTCACTATTAATAAATTTAATAAGAAGTAATTCAATTATATAATATGTCATCAAACAAGAAATACTGGAAAAGTGTTGAGGAGCTAAACGAAAACAGCTCTATTGTTGAGACGCTAAAACAAAACGAGTTTGTAGCAGAGATTCCTACTGATGAATTTTTAGGTGATAAAAATACATTAGAATCAACCTCTACAACGCGTCGCGATTTCTTAAAATACGTAGGATTTACTACAGCGGCTGCTTCACTTGCAGCTTGTGAAGGTCCTGTAAAAAAATCGATTCCTTATGTTGTGCAGCCCCATGAGATTATTCCTGGTGTTGCTAACTATTATGCCACTACGATAGCAGATGGATTTGATTTTGCAAGTATTTTAGTTAAAACTCGTGAAGGTCGTCCAATTAAAATTGAAAATAACACTTTAGCTTCTACTAATGGAACAGCTAACGCCAGAGTTAATGCTTCCGTTCTAGGATTATATGATAGTTTAAGATTAAAAGGTCCTAAAAAAGCAGGAGCATCTATTTCTTGGAGTACATTTAATTCTGAAACTACAAAAAAATTAAACGAGCTCAAGGCAGCTAACAAAAAAATTGTTTTGTTAACTCAAACATTTGCTAGCCCTTCAACGCGTAATTTAATTGCAGACTTTAAAGAAGAGTATGGTAATGTTGAGCGTGTTATATATGATGCAGTTTCTGAGACAGCAGCTTTAGATGCTTTTGAAGCAAAATATGGCAAACGAGCTTTAGCAAATTATGATTTTTCTAAAGCCATGACAATCGTTTCTTTTGCTGCAGATTTCTTAGGAGATTGGCAAGGAGGCGGTTTTGATGCTGCATATTCAAAAAATAGAATTCCGCAAAACGGAAAAATGTCTCGTCACATTCAGTTTGAGTCTAATATGACTTTATCTGGAGCTAACGCAGACAAACGTGTTATGTTAAAACCTAGCGAACAAAAATTAGCTTTAGCTAAATTGTACGCTTATGTTACAGGAACTTCTGTTTCTGGAACTTTACCATCTCATATCGATACAGCTGTTAAAAAAACTGCTGCTGAATTAAAGAAAGCAGGAAGCTCTGCTGTGGTTGTTACTGGTATTCAAGATGTAAACGCTCAAACAGTTGTATTAGAGTTAAATACATTTTTAGCAAGTAAAGCATTCGACACAAAGGCTACAATAAAAACAAGACAAGGAGATGCAAAGCAAGTTTCACAACTTGTGTCAGATATGAAAGCAGGTAAAGTAGCTGCTATCATTATGTGTGGCGTTAATCCTTTATATACATTACCAAATGCTTCAGAATTCGCTGAAGGATTGAAAAAAGTAGAATTATCTATTGCTTTTTCAATGAAAGAAGATGAAACATCTTCTGAAGTACAATATATTGCAGCAGCACCACATTACTTAGAATCTTGGGGTGATGTTGAAATAAAAGATGGTCATTACGGTTTAATGCAACCAACAATTCGTCCATTATTCGATACAAAACAATTTCAAGATGTTTTATTGATGTGGACTGCCAATGATATGGCGTATAACGACTATATCAAGGAAGTTTGGAATGAAGATATTTTAAATGGTGCTTCATTTAATCAAGCATTACATGACGGACAGTTTGTTTCTAAAGTTTTCGAAATGGAAGACTATGATAAACTGGAAGGTGTTGTAAGTGAAAATTCGGTTACTGAAACTTCAACAGGTGTTGCAGCTAATGCTTTAGCAAGTGCAGCGAAATCTAGCGATTTTGAATTAACATTATATACAAAAACAGGTATGGGTGATGGTCAACAAGCCAATAACCCATGGTTACAAGAGTTTCCAGATCCTATTACAAGAACGTCTTGGGATAATTACTTAACCATTTCTAAAGCAGATGCAGATGCATTAGGCTTAGAAAATACCCACGTTGCAACCGGTGCCTTAAATGGTAGCTACGCTAAAGTAACTGTTAACGGTGTTAGTGTTGTTGCTCCAGTTATGATTCAGCCAGGACAAGCAAAAGGTTCTGTTGGATTAGCACTTGGATATGGAAGAACTAAAGGTTTAAAAGAAGAAATGCAAACAGGTGTTAATGCTTATCCATTATACCAAGGTTTCAATTCTGTTCAAAGTGTAACTATTGAACCTGCTTCAGGCGAGCATGAATTTGCATCTGTTCAGTTACATAATACTTTAATGGGGCGTGGAGACATCATTAAGGAAACAACTCTAGAAGTTTTCAATACTAAAGATAAAAAGTACTGGAATCCGATGGCAATGGTTTCTTTAAATCATGAAGAAACTCCAGTAACCTCTCCAGAAGTAGATTTATGGGATGAGTTTGATCGTTCTATTGGTCATCATTTCAACCTGTCAATCGACTTAAATGCTTGTACTGGCTGTGGCGCTTGTGTTATTGCTTGTCATGCAGAAAACAACGTTCCTGTTGTTGGTAAAACTGAAGTACGTCGTAGCCGTGATATGCACTGGTTACGTATTG contains the following coding sequences:
- a CDS encoding glycosyltransferase family 117 protein; the protein is MTNFNFKKWNTILGWFSFLIALVTYTLTAEPTVSFWDAGEYILTSAKLQVGHPPGAPLFQMLGAFFSMFALEPSQVGFMMNMMSAISSAFTILFMFWTITLLLKKLVGIKKDISKEKAFAILGSALVGSLAFAFTDSFWFNAVETEVYAMATLIMSILFWLSLRWEQDMDKPRGNRWLILIAFVIGLSFGVHFMGLLTIPAIGLIYYFKNYKTVTIKNFIIANVVSVAVLLFVFKLLAPNILKIFSVSEIFFVNSVGLPFNSGSIIAGLALVAIIIYALKYTKQKGYTHLNTSVLCLTFVIIGFSTWLMLPIRANANTVINENNPSSARELLAYYNLEQYPETHLFYGPLFTDQYSYLDENSPYVDDKPKYEKDETKGKYVIVNDYKNAKQNYNHKHASILPRMWSAEHAENYMMFSGFLDFKLKPEYQMENELRTLVSNFKNEVAKGNVDYEGYDKFLKTYKSYIDVEKPSLMSNITYMFQFQLGYMYWRYFMWNFSGRQDDIQGRYDNHGNWITGIKPLDEKLLGMSQDNLPSDVKNNKARNTYYMLPFILGLLGFFFLFNKDKKLFWTMLVFFLFTGVAIQVYTNVRPFEPRERDYSVVGSFYVFALWIGFGVYAIYDALKKYLPAKLGAIGVSVICLALVPGILAANNWDDHDRSGKYTAKSMAKMYLDSCAEDGILFTIGDNDTFALWYAQEIEGYRTDVRVVNTSLFQTDWYIDQMKRKAYESDPIPSQLTHDLYKYGTNDYIVIEPVINDTLYVKQFLDFIASDNPKTKYKYVLEQKGIDLSQVRPQDLKMSYLPTEHLRIPVNKQNAIKSGIVKQKDADKIVPYIDINITGGALYKNRLLMLDIVANNDWKRPIYFTGGSFGDDDYIWMKDYLQLDGLCYKLVPIKTPIDKTNPFDMGRLDSDLMYEKVKKWDWGNSGGDIYHDPETRKNSITYRGNLARLAETLINEGKLDKAEEVADIAMTNMPVEYFGYYTLLEPYIGAYYEVDNKEKARQLFLDVAKKYQENLAYYSTLKLDNQERLFEDIYTDIQRYKSLLDVLVKYDRDFAKKQGDIFNMNLMRFKHFYGEDTEEDEFSPQNDSDLPTKNTLDSTND
- the nusA gene encoding transcription termination factor NusA; translation: MENIALIESFSEFKDDKLIDRVTLMAILEDVFRSALKKKYGDDDNFDIIVNPDKGDLEIWRNRVVVADGEVEEPNQEISLSEARKIEPDFEVGEDVSEEVKLIDLGRRAILALRQNLISKIHEHDNTIVFKQFKDLIGDIYTAEVHHIRHRAVILLDDEGNEIVLPKEKQIPSDFFRKGDNVRGVIDSVELKGAKPTIIMSRSSPAFLEKLFEQEIPEVFDGLITIKNVVRIPGEKAKVAVDSYDDRIDPVGACVGMKGSRIHGIVRELGNENIDVINYTTNLQLYITRALSPARVTSIKINEETKRAEVILKPEEVSKAIGRGGHNIRLAGQLTGYEIDVFREGAEEDVELSEFSDEIEGWIIEEFSKAGLDTAKSILEQDVNDLVKRTDLEEETIKDVIRILREEFEE
- the rimP gene encoding ribosome assembly cofactor RimP — protein: MFKNTVKDLLDAALVERPDLFLIDFTVQADNHINVVIDGDQGVLVEDCMFISRAIEHNLDREEQDFSLEVMSAGAAAPLVNKRQYFKNLNRDLKVSTTLDKFEGKLAKANETNITLEWKVREPKPVGKGKVTVLKQAEIAYEDIVEAKVMIKF